The Tepidibacter aestuarii genome contains a region encoding:
- the folK gene encoding 2-amino-4-hydroxy-6-hydroxymethyldihydropteridine diphosphokinase, giving the protein MSRVYLGLGTNVGDRLKYLNDAIKHIEQFENTEIVKISNVYETRPWGYTNQNDFLNLCVSIETNLKPQELLQKCLEVEINLKRERIIRWGPRTIDIDILVYDDIICNGEKLTLPHPRIQERAFVLIPLIDLKEDLTIKGRLLKDWLSELDAEEVKEYIGNE; this is encoded by the coding sequence ATGAGTAGAGTTTATCTTGGACTTGGAACTAATGTAGGCGATAGATTAAAATATTTGAATGATGCTATAAAACATATAGAACAATTTGAAAATACAGAAATAGTTAAAATATCCAACGTATACGAAACAAGACCATGGGGATATACTAATCAAAATGACTTTTTGAATCTTTGCGTATCTATAGAGACAAATTTAAAACCCCAAGAACTGTTACAAAAGTGTTTAGAAGTAGAAATTAATCTTAAAAGAGAGCGAATAATTAGGTGGGGACCTAGAACTATAGATATTGACATTTTAGTATATGATGATATAATTTGTAATGGTGAAAAATTAACTCTTCCTCATCCGAGAATACAAGAAAGAGCTTTTGTATTGATACCTTTGATTGATTTGAAAGAAGACTTGACTATAAAAGGTAGGTTACTAAAAGATTGGTTAAGTGAATT
- the folB gene encoding dihydroneopterin aldolase, which yields MDKIILSNLSFYGYHGALKEEKILGQKFFIDIELYLDFKKAGKSDDVKDSVHYGEVYEAVKKVVENEKYNLLEALAENISRQVFNNFDLVQEIMVRVKKPEAPVNAIFDYLGVEIRRKKYE from the coding sequence ATGGACAAGATTATATTAAGTAATTTATCATTTTATGGATATCATGGGGCATTAAAAGAAGAAAAGATACTAGGTCAGAAGTTTTTTATTGATATAGAGCTTTACTTAGATTTTAAAAAAGCTGGTAAAAGTGATGATGTTAAAGACTCTGTTCATTATGGTGAAGTGTATGAAGCTGTAAAAAAAGTAGTTGAAAATGAAAAATATAACTTGTTAGAAGCTTTAGCAGAAAATATATCAAGACAAGTATTTAACAATTTTGATTTAGTTCAAGAAATTATGGTTAGAGTGAAAAAGCCAGAAGCTCCAGTAAATGCTATATTTGATTATTTGGGTGTGGAGATAAGGAGAAAAAAGTATGAGTAG
- the folP gene encoding dihydropteroate synthase → MFSFGEKTYIMGILNVTPDSFSDGGEYTNIEIAIKHSEEMIKQGADIIDIGGESTRPGSEFVDEKEEIKRVVPVVKKLINTIDVPISVDTYKSSVASEVLQLGVPMINDVWGLQKDELMADVIAKHDAYIVIMHNQDGTEYDEDIILSIKKFLNKSIQIAKKAGIKDDKIILDPGIGFGKTPEQNMNVMKRIHELKDLGYPILLGTSRKSMIGKILDLPAKERVEGTIATTVMGIIQGIDIVRVHDIKENIRAAKVTDAIYRK, encoded by the coding sequence TTGTTCAGTTTTGGAGAAAAGACATATATAATGGGGATTTTAAATGTAACTCCTGATAGCTTTTCAGATGGAGGAGAGTATACTAATATAGAGATTGCTATAAAGCATTCTGAAGAAATGATAAAACAAGGTGCAGACATTATAGATATAGGAGGCGAATCTACAAGGCCTGGATCAGAGTTTGTGGATGAAAAGGAAGAAATAAAAAGAGTAGTTCCTGTTGTTAAAAAATTAATAAATACAATTGATGTACCTATTTCGGTTGATACTTATAAGTCATCTGTTGCTAGTGAAGTCCTACAGCTTGGAGTACCTATGATAAATGATGTATGGGGATTACAAAAAGATGAATTAATGGCAGATGTAATTGCTAAACATGATGCATATATAGTTATTATGCATAACCAAGATGGGACAGAATACGATGAAGATATTATACTGTCTATAAAGAAATTTTTAAACAAAAGCATACAGATAGCAAAAAAAGCTGGTATAAAGGATGATAAAATAATACTTGATCCGGGAATTGGATTTGGTAAGACTCCAGAGCAAAATATGAATGTTATGAAACGCATTCATGAATTGAAAGATTTAGGATATCCAATTCTATTGGGAACATCTAGAAAATCTATGATCGGAAAAATTTTAGATCTTCCTGCTAAAGAAAGAGTAGAGGGAACAATAGCCACTACTGTGATGGGAATAATTCAAGGGATTGATATAGTAAGAGTACATGATATAAAAGAAAACATAAGAGCTGCAAAGGTTACAGATGCTATATATAGAAAGTAG
- the folE gene encoding GTP cyclohydrolase I FolE, translating into MDKEKIKKAVRDILEAIGEDPNREGLIDTPDRVARMFEEIYSGLNEDPKKHLQLFFQDEKHEELVLVKDIPFYSMCEHHLVPFHGKAHVAYIPKGGKLTGLSKLARVVETAAKRPQLQERITKTVADAIVDVLNPYGVIVVVEAEHMCMTMRGVKKAGSKTITSAVRGIFEKDVAARAEVMSLINYK; encoded by the coding sequence ATGGATAAAGAAAAAATCAAAAAAGCTGTAAGAGATATATTAGAAGCAATAGGAGAAGATCCTAATAGAGAAGGTTTAATTGATACTCCTGATAGAGTAGCTAGAATGTTTGAGGAGATATATAGTGGATTAAACGAAGATCCTAAAAAACATTTACAATTATTTTTTCAAGATGAAAAACATGAAGAATTAGTTCTCGTAAAAGATATACCTTTTTATTCAATGTGTGAGCACCATTTAGTACCATTTCACGGAAAAGCGCATGTAGCTTATATTCCAAAAGGAGGAAAACTTACAGGTTTATCTAAGCTTGCAAGAGTAGTTGAAACAGCCGCTAAAAGACCTCAACTACAAGAAAGAATAACAAAAACTGTAGCGGATGCAATTGTTGACGTTTTAAATCCATATGGGGTTATAGTAGTAGTTGAGGCTGAACATATGTGTATGACTATGAGAGGAGTAAAAAAGGCTGGTTCAAAAACTATAACTTCAGCTGTTAGAGGAATATTTGAAAAAGATGTAGCAGCAAGAGCTGAAGTTATGAGTTTGATAAACTATAAATAG